One genomic segment of Motacilla alba alba isolate MOTALB_02 chromosome 1A, Motacilla_alba_V1.0_pri, whole genome shotgun sequence includes these proteins:
- the TMEM121B gene encoding transmembrane protein 121B, which translates to MHRAASNQRSVSSSSGSFQPPPPPLPPHAADRQPLFQRGSSSGGSRRGSGSSSGSARARRPRSPRSSAEEEEEEEEEEEEEDSSSISKPLVPPPATPLPAAASPLMTAAELYGAAAAGGGAGGGGAAAGALLGPGGAGGGRRWGFQALSLVLLLGQGALLDLYLIAVTDLYWCSWIATDLVLAAGWGIFFCRNSRARRRERPPPPPGPPPPHPLLLHGPPGGRGAGGRGAGVPPRGGDFAYAHLAWLIYSIAFTPKAALILGTSILELIELRLPLGTTGFRITLALSAPLLYCLLRAIGTEGAGQLLLPPQPPPQHRAAAAFLATCLDLLDSFSLLELVLQPGRPAPLPAPLRYLLIAVYFLCLASPVLWLYELSAARPPGAARLALHLLLPAGLLDAPLLALRCLLLLRYQQPLSLFMLKNLFFLTCRGLEALETCCLLRPAAAPPPAKYGPAAAAPAAAPLAHGLSDVDVGPHGYVNALAVTAQG; encoded by the exons ATGCACCGCGCTGCCTCCAACCAGCGCTCggtctcctcctcctcgggCTCCTtccagccgccgccgccgccgctgccgccgcacGCCGCCGACCGGCAGCCCCTCTTCCAGCGGGGCTCCAGCAGCGGCGGCAGCCGGCGGGGCTCGGGGTCTAGCTCGGGCTCGGCGCGGGCCCGCCGCCCTCGCAGCCCCCGCAGCAGCGccgaggaagaggaggaggaggaggaggaggaagaggaggaggacagcagcagcatcagcaagCCCCTGGTGCCGCCGCCCGCCACCCcgctgcccgccgccgcctcgccgct CATGACGGCGGCGGAGCTGTacggggcggcggcggcgggcggcggggcggggggcggcggggcggcggcgggggcgctgctggggcccggcggggcggggggagggcGGCGCTGGGGCTTCCAGGcgctgtccctggtgctgctgctggggcagggcgCGCTGCTGGACCTCTACCTGATCGCCGTCACCGACCTGTACTGGTGCAGCTGGATCGCCACCGACCTGGTGCTGGCGGCCGGCTGGGGCATCTTCTTCTGCCGCAACAGCCGGGCGCGCCGCCGGGagcggcccccgccgccccccgggccgccgccgccgcaccCGCTGCTGCTGCACGGCCcccccggcggccgcggggccgggggccgcggggccggggtcCCCCCCCGCGGCGGCGACTTCGCCTACGCGCACCTCGCCTGGCTCATCTACTCCATCGCCTTCACGCCCAAGGCGGCGCTGATCCTGGGCACCTCCATCCTGGAGCTGATCGAGCTGCGCCTGCCGCTGGGCACCACCGGCTTCCGCATCACCCTGGCGCTGTCCGCGCCGCTGCTGTACTGCCTGCTGCGGGCCATCGGCACCGAGGGCGccgggcagctgctcctgccgccgcagccgccgccgcagcaccgcgccgccgccgccttcCTCGCCACCTGCCTCGACCTGCTCGacagcttctccctgctggagctggtgctgcagcccgGGCGGCCGGCGCCGCTGCCCGCCCCGCTGCGCTACCTGCTCATCGCCGTCTACTTCCTCTGCCTGGCCTCGCCGGTGCTGTGGCTGTACGAGCTgagcgccgcccgcccgcccggcgccgcccgccTCGCCCTGCACCTCCTGCTGCCCGCCGGGCTGCTGGACGCGCCGCTGCTGGCGCTgcgctgcctcctgctcctgcgCTACCAGCAGCCGCTGTCCCTCTTCATGCTGAAGAACCTCTTCTTCCTGACCTGCCGCGGCCTGGAGGCGCTGGAGACCTGCTGCCTCctccgccccgccgccgccccgccgcccgccaAGTacggcccggccgccgccgcccccgccgccgccccgctgGCCCACGGGCTCTCCGACGTGGACGTGGGTCCCCACGGGTACGTGAACGCCTTGGCGGTCACcgcccagggctga
- the IL17RA gene encoding interleukin-17 receptor A isoform X2: MAAAGPRLLPLLLFLLPLLLPRPPAAAALRLLLDAAPPFTCSQPDLNCLVRNSTCMESSWLKVAAWTPSAPSSLHVSSDVFRKEDGKLVPVLQIEWKVATDASIRCLEGAELAVMQVSSNQQICAQFDFQNNLPLQVRPDGGRWNFTFDRFEVEPGQTYQVTVYHLPKLGVNGDYNCKSTSLTMPDCSDSLMKRTIPCIKTGSLWEPRIQGVSLDDTALLVSFQPWMEPARYRIHVSSYLNEKRCKMITQDFTEDGLQQQVNVTIKLENNIKACCNYKVQIQPFFANCGTDCLRHSASIPCEPVPSTEPSGRRRGKCNHENLQAAPYTELPLPPLKLRKVWIVYSADHLLYVDVVLKFAEFLMTVCGTAVALDLLEDHHISELGPLPWLTRQKKEMEELSSKIIILCSRGTQAKWQAMLGSEPVCLKQDQQKPVGDLFTPALNLILPDFKKPACFGMYIVCYFEGISSERDIPDLFNVTSRYQLMDKFEDIYFRIQDLEKFEPGRIHRIQEITAENYIETPSGRKLKEAIEKFKNWQTEHPDWFESETICLDSDEELHSLNRESQVDSLLSEPGGIVKHQLHLREPDPGCCYTISLHVHEGESTGCKLQPQLNPCGDPNSQTVVLPMDVPPVQVVEPVSSMEDRNILSHHVLSNEDCMEGVPLLETSFPMRNNLILHDGSEAAVADQSPANLSDDLSDHLNGLMYPLYQQSVIPSEPYLCQGEADQQHQLVFDDQCKDQRQSVQSDQGYISRCSPLPPEDLLEEEEEEEEDQEQQGGFHELSPEVLNSLKSLQKQLFFQDIQRHSSWSYPADVMDIDQSLEDC, translated from the exons ATGGCGGCCGCGGGCCCGcggctgctgcctctgctgttgTTCCTCCTGCCGCTCCTGCTGCCccggccgcccgccgccgctgccctgcggctgctgctggacGCCGCGCCGCCTTTCACCTGCTCGCAGCCG GATTTAAACTGTCTCGTAAGAAAta GCACTTGCATGGAGTCGAGCTGGCTGAAGGTTGCTGCCTGGACTCCCTCTGCTCCAAGCAGTCTCCACGTTTCTTCTGATGTTTTCCGTAAGGAGGATGGAAAACTGGTCCCTGTGCTTCAGATAGAGTGGAAAGTGGCCACAGATG ccagcatCCGCTGTCTGGAAGGGGCCGAGCTCGCCGTCATGCAGGTCAGCAGCAACCAGCAGATCTGTGCCCAGTTTGACTTCCAGAACAATTTGCCTCTTCAGGTCCGTCCGGATGGAGGCCGG tgGAATTTCACTTTTGACCGTTTTGAAGTAGAACCTGGCCAGACTTACCAAGTGACTGTGTATCACCTGCCCAAACTGGGTGTAAATGGAGACTACAATTGCAAGTCCACGTCTCTCACAATGCCTG ACTGCAGTGATTCTCTGATGAAAAGAACCATCCCATGTATAAAGACAG GCAGCTTGTGGGAACCCAGGATCCAGGGTGTCAGTCTAGATGATACAGCTCTGCTTGTGAGCTTCCAGCCATGGATGGAGCCAGCCCGGTACCGAATCCATGTGAGCAGTTACCTGAATGAGAAGAGGTGTAAAATGATCACACAGGATTTCACTGAG GATGGACTACAACAGCAAGTGAATGTCACAATCAAATTAGAGAATAACATAAAAGCTTGCTGCAACTACAAAGTACAG ATTCAGCCATTCTTTGCAAACTGTGGCACAGACTGTCTGAGACACTCTGCTTCCATCCCATGTGAACCAGTTCCAA GTACAGAACCATCGG GGCGCCGGCGAGGGAAATGCAACCACGAGAATTTGCAGGCTG CACCGTACACCGAGCTGCCCCTGCCGCCCTTGAAGCTGCGGAAGGTTTGGATTGTGTACTCTGCCGATCACCTGCTCTACGTGGACGTGGTGCTGAAGTTTGCTGAGTTCCTGATGACAGTGTGTGGCACTGCGGTGGCCTTGGATCTGCTGGAAGACCACCACATCTCGGAGCTGGGGCCCTTACCCTGGCTCACGCGGCagaagaaggaaatggaagagcTGTCTTCAAAGATCATCATCTTGTGTTCTCGGGGCACCCAGGCCAAGTGGCAGGCCATGCTCGGGAGCGAGCCTGTGTGCCTCAAGCAAGATCAGCAAAAGCCAGTGGGAGACCTGTTCACCCCAGCCTTGAACCTGATCCTGCCAGATTTCAAGAAGCCAGCCTGTTTTGGAATGTACATAGTTTGCTACTTCGAGGGAATAAGTAGTGAGAGAGATATACCTGATCTGTTCAATGTCACATCCAGATACCAGCTGATGGACAAGTTTGAGGATATTTATTTTCGGATTCAGGATCTGGAGAAGTTTGAACCTGGGCGGATCCATCGAATCCAGGAAATCACAGCTGAAAATTACATCGAAACCCCCAGTGGCAGGAAGTTGAAAGAGGCCATAGAGAAGTTCAAGAACTGGCAGACTGAGCACCCCGACTGGTTTGAGAGTGAAACCATCTGCTTGGATAGTGATGAAGAGTTGCATTCCCTGAACAGAGAGAGCCAGGTGGATTCACTGCTGAGTGAGCCGGGTGGAATTGTGAAACACCAGCTGCACCTTCGTGAGCCCGACCCCGGCTGCTGTTACACCATCAGCCTCCACGTGCATGAAGGTGAAAGTACAGGCTGcaagctgcagcctcagctcaATCCATGCGGGGATCCCAATTCCCAGACTGTGGTCCTTCCTATGGATGTTCCTCCAGTTCAGGTGGTGGAGCCAGTCTCTTCCATGGAAGATAGAAATATACTCAGTCACCACGTGCTGAGCAACGAGGACTGTATGGAAGGAGTTCCTCTTCTGGAGACAAGCTTTCCAATGAGGAATAACCTCATCCTCCACGACGGCTCTGAAGCTGCAGTAGCTGACCAGAGTCCTGCAAACTTGTCAGATGACCTGAGTGACCATCTGAATGGACTCATGTACCCCCTTTATCAACAGAGTGTCATTCCTTCAGAGCCGTATCTCTGCCAGGGGGAGGCtgaccagcagcaccagctggtCTTTGATGACCAGTGCAAAGACCAGAGACAGTCAGTGCAGTCAGACCAGGGCTACATCTCCAGGTGCTCCCCTCTGCCTCCTGAGGACCTTctagaggaggaagaggaggaggaagaggatcAGGAACAACAGGGGGGCTTCCATGAACTCTCTCCAGAGGTTTTGAACAGTCTGAAGAGCCTCCAGAAGCAGCTGTTTTTCCAGGACATTCAGAGGCACTCTAGCTGGAGCTATCCAGCAGATGTGATGGACATTGACCAATCTTTGGAGGACTGTTAG
- the IL17RA gene encoding interleukin-17 receptor A isoform X1, translated as MAAAGPRLLPLLLFLLPLLLPRPPAAAALRLLLDAAPPFTCSQPDLNCLVRNSTCMESSWLKVAAWTPSAPSSLHVSSDVFRKEDGKLVPVLQIEWKVATDASIRCLEGAELAVMQVSSNQQICAQFDFQNNLPLQVRPDGGRWNFTFDRFEVEPGQTYQVTVYHLPKLGVNGDYNCKSTSLTMPDCSDSLMKRTIPCIKTGSLWEPRIQGVSLDDTALLVSFQPWMEPARYRIHVSSYLNEKRCKMITQDFTEDGLQQQVNVTIKLENNIKACCNYKVQIQPFFANCGTDCLRHSASIPCEPVPSTEPSDDMMIWLYWCITGISVLLVGSVITAVLCMTKKQAGRRRGKCNHENLQAAPYTELPLPPLKLRKVWIVYSADHLLYVDVVLKFAEFLMTVCGTAVALDLLEDHHISELGPLPWLTRQKKEMEELSSKIIILCSRGTQAKWQAMLGSEPVCLKQDQQKPVGDLFTPALNLILPDFKKPACFGMYIVCYFEGISSERDIPDLFNVTSRYQLMDKFEDIYFRIQDLEKFEPGRIHRIQEITAENYIETPSGRKLKEAIEKFKNWQTEHPDWFESETICLDSDEELHSLNRESQVDSLLSEPGGIVKHQLHLREPDPGCCYTISLHVHEGESTGCKLQPQLNPCGDPNSQTVVLPMDVPPVQVVEPVSSMEDRNILSHHVLSNEDCMEGVPLLETSFPMRNNLILHDGSEAAVADQSPANLSDDLSDHLNGLMYPLYQQSVIPSEPYLCQGEADQQHQLVFDDQCKDQRQSVQSDQGYISRCSPLPPEDLLEEEEEEEEDQEQQGGFHELSPEVLNSLKSLQKQLFFQDIQRHSSWSYPADVMDIDQSLEDC; from the exons ATGGCGGCCGCGGGCCCGcggctgctgcctctgctgttgTTCCTCCTGCCGCTCCTGCTGCCccggccgcccgccgccgctgccctgcggctgctgctggacGCCGCGCCGCCTTTCACCTGCTCGCAGCCG GATTTAAACTGTCTCGTAAGAAAta GCACTTGCATGGAGTCGAGCTGGCTGAAGGTTGCTGCCTGGACTCCCTCTGCTCCAAGCAGTCTCCACGTTTCTTCTGATGTTTTCCGTAAGGAGGATGGAAAACTGGTCCCTGTGCTTCAGATAGAGTGGAAAGTGGCCACAGATG ccagcatCCGCTGTCTGGAAGGGGCCGAGCTCGCCGTCATGCAGGTCAGCAGCAACCAGCAGATCTGTGCCCAGTTTGACTTCCAGAACAATTTGCCTCTTCAGGTCCGTCCGGATGGAGGCCGG tgGAATTTCACTTTTGACCGTTTTGAAGTAGAACCTGGCCAGACTTACCAAGTGACTGTGTATCACCTGCCCAAACTGGGTGTAAATGGAGACTACAATTGCAAGTCCACGTCTCTCACAATGCCTG ACTGCAGTGATTCTCTGATGAAAAGAACCATCCCATGTATAAAGACAG GCAGCTTGTGGGAACCCAGGATCCAGGGTGTCAGTCTAGATGATACAGCTCTGCTTGTGAGCTTCCAGCCATGGATGGAGCCAGCCCGGTACCGAATCCATGTGAGCAGTTACCTGAATGAGAAGAGGTGTAAAATGATCACACAGGATTTCACTGAG GATGGACTACAACAGCAAGTGAATGTCACAATCAAATTAGAGAATAACATAAAAGCTTGCTGCAACTACAAAGTACAG ATTCAGCCATTCTTTGCAAACTGTGGCACAGACTGTCTGAGACACTCTGCTTCCATCCCATGTGAACCAGTTCCAA GTACAGAACCATCGG atgaCATGATGATATGGCTCTACTGGTGTATCACTGGGATCTCTGTGTTGCTGGTGGGGTCAGTCATAACAGCTGTGCTGTGTATGACTAAAAAACAAGCAG GGCGCCGGCGAGGGAAATGCAACCACGAGAATTTGCAGGCTG CACCGTACACCGAGCTGCCCCTGCCGCCCTTGAAGCTGCGGAAGGTTTGGATTGTGTACTCTGCCGATCACCTGCTCTACGTGGACGTGGTGCTGAAGTTTGCTGAGTTCCTGATGACAGTGTGTGGCACTGCGGTGGCCTTGGATCTGCTGGAAGACCACCACATCTCGGAGCTGGGGCCCTTACCCTGGCTCACGCGGCagaagaaggaaatggaagagcTGTCTTCAAAGATCATCATCTTGTGTTCTCGGGGCACCCAGGCCAAGTGGCAGGCCATGCTCGGGAGCGAGCCTGTGTGCCTCAAGCAAGATCAGCAAAAGCCAGTGGGAGACCTGTTCACCCCAGCCTTGAACCTGATCCTGCCAGATTTCAAGAAGCCAGCCTGTTTTGGAATGTACATAGTTTGCTACTTCGAGGGAATAAGTAGTGAGAGAGATATACCTGATCTGTTCAATGTCACATCCAGATACCAGCTGATGGACAAGTTTGAGGATATTTATTTTCGGATTCAGGATCTGGAGAAGTTTGAACCTGGGCGGATCCATCGAATCCAGGAAATCACAGCTGAAAATTACATCGAAACCCCCAGTGGCAGGAAGTTGAAAGAGGCCATAGAGAAGTTCAAGAACTGGCAGACTGAGCACCCCGACTGGTTTGAGAGTGAAACCATCTGCTTGGATAGTGATGAAGAGTTGCATTCCCTGAACAGAGAGAGCCAGGTGGATTCACTGCTGAGTGAGCCGGGTGGAATTGTGAAACACCAGCTGCACCTTCGTGAGCCCGACCCCGGCTGCTGTTACACCATCAGCCTCCACGTGCATGAAGGTGAAAGTACAGGCTGcaagctgcagcctcagctcaATCCATGCGGGGATCCCAATTCCCAGACTGTGGTCCTTCCTATGGATGTTCCTCCAGTTCAGGTGGTGGAGCCAGTCTCTTCCATGGAAGATAGAAATATACTCAGTCACCACGTGCTGAGCAACGAGGACTGTATGGAAGGAGTTCCTCTTCTGGAGACAAGCTTTCCAATGAGGAATAACCTCATCCTCCACGACGGCTCTGAAGCTGCAGTAGCTGACCAGAGTCCTGCAAACTTGTCAGATGACCTGAGTGACCATCTGAATGGACTCATGTACCCCCTTTATCAACAGAGTGTCATTCCTTCAGAGCCGTATCTCTGCCAGGGGGAGGCtgaccagcagcaccagctggtCTTTGATGACCAGTGCAAAGACCAGAGACAGTCAGTGCAGTCAGACCAGGGCTACATCTCCAGGTGCTCCCCTCTGCCTCCTGAGGACCTTctagaggaggaagaggaggaggaagaggatcAGGAACAACAGGGGGGCTTCCATGAACTCTCTCCAGAGGTTTTGAACAGTCTGAAGAGCCTCCAGAAGCAGCTGTTTTTCCAGGACATTCAGAGGCACTCTAGCTGGAGCTATCCAGCAGATGTGATGGACATTGACCAATCTTTGGAGGACTGTTAG